The Acidimicrobiales bacterium sequence TGCATGAGCGGCGTGATCTCGAGCTCGGGCGCCCAGGCGGTGTGTCCGAGGATGGCGACGCCCTCGTCGGGCCGCTCCTCGTGGCCGGCGAGATGGCGTTCGAGACAGTCCGGCGCGACCCGGTCGTCGTCGTCGAAGAACAGCACGATCGGGCTCCGGGCCAACAGCACGCACAGGTTCTTCGCCGCGCTGCGCCCGGCATGGCCGGCGCACACGCCGACGATCTGGATGCGGTCGGCGAACTCCCCCACGACGTCGTGCACCGCGGACTCGGCGGATCCGTCGTCGACCAGCACGACCTCGTAGCGAGACGGATCGATCGTCTGATCGCAGAACGACTCGACGGCGGCGCGCAGCAGCTCCGGACGGTTGTAGGTCGAGATCAACACGCTGATCTCGGGCGGCGACGCCGGTTCGGGCCGCTCGTTCACCACGAGTCGACCCTCGTCGTCGCTGGTCCAGACCCGGCGGACGTGCGCGAACGAGTCGCCCAGGTCGGTGCACTCGATCGTCGCCCGCAGGCCGATCGGCACCGCGTCGGCCAGCACGGTCGGACCGGTCGGCGCCGCCCCCGCCCGCACGGCGAGCACCGGCAGCGGGGTGACCTCGTCCACGAGTCGGGCGACGACCCCGCGGTGGCGTTCCGTCATCGGCGGACCGGCGAGCGGTCCGCTGTTGTGGCTGGGCTGGAGACGGTCGGCGTCGAGCGCCGCCTGCAGGCGCACCACGTCGTCCACGAACCCGCTCGGCAGGACGGCGTTGTCGTGGATGTAGAGCACGACGTCAGCGCCGCTGTCGTCCACCTCGGCCGTGGCGTCCGGGTCGTCGTCGGCGCGCCAGATCTGCCGCACGTTCGCGTTCGACGCCTGGAGCTCCGCGGTGAGGTCGGGCGGCGGACCGCTGCGATCGGCGCTGAACGTGCCCGCCACGAACACCGACGTCGCGGCCACATCCGGCAGGTCGAGCGTCGTGTCGGCCCCGCCGAGGAGGTCGTAGATCGCCACCGTGCCGTCCTGGTAGAGGCGACGACCCTCGTCGTCGAGGAACGCGAACAGCTCGGGGAAGCGCTGACGCCAGCCGAAGGCGGCGCGCGGGACCACGAAGTACCGGGCCCCCCGCTGCATCTGCGCGTCGAGATGGTTGACCGCGGCGCGGCCGTTCACCGGGTCGAAACCGGCCCATCCGCCGTCTCGGGCCTCGGGAAAGTGCCAGCACGGATGCGATCCGATGTCGGCGAGCGAGTCGTCGCCCTGCGTCACCACGAGCACCGCCGCCCCCGGTTCGGCAATCGCCTGGATGCGCTCACGGATCGAGGCCGCGTCGGCGTTCGGCACATCCGCGTCGATTCCGTCGACGCCCCGCGCCCGGGGCCGCAGCGGAGCCCGCATCACCTCGTCGACCAGCGCCTCGAAGGTGCAGCCGATCGCCTCGAGACCGTGGCGCCCGTCGACGTGGGCGGCACCTGCGTCGGCGAGACCGAGCCACAGGTCGTCATCGGTCAGCACCCGGGTGAGCGCGGCGGCCATGTCGGCGGCGTCGGCCGCGATGAGTGCGTGGCGGCCCTGTACCAGGTCGAGTCCCTCGGCGCCGACCGGGGTGGTGACCACCGGCGTGTACGCCATCATCGACTGGATCACCTTGCGCTTCACTCCGGCGCCGTGCAGGAGCGGCACGACCGTCACCCGGGACCGTTCGACATAGGGCTGCACGGACGGCACCCAGCCGACGAGGTTGAGTCCGGGCATGTCGGGGTCGACGTCGAGGGTGATCTGATCGAGATAGTTGCCGATGACCGTGAACGGATGCCGCTCGAGGAGTGCCGGATCGACGAGCGGCAGCACCTCGTTGGCCAGATAGGCGACGGCGTCGCGGTTCGGCACGTGTCGGAAGTTGCCGACGAAGTACATACCGACCCGGTCGGCGAGGGACACGGTCGAACGGGCGATGCGCTCCGCGAGCGGAAGGGTGTGGACCCGGTCGTCGCCGACGAAGTCGCCGAGGAGCGCCCGTTCCTTGTCGGACACGGCGATCACGGCATCGGCCGCGTGGTACACGTTCAGTTCGTCGGTGGCGGCCTTGCCGAATTTCTCGTCGACGGCACCGTCCTCACCGAACGCCTGACGGGCGTGGCGCAGGAAGTGGATGTCCATCGAGTTCACGACGACGCGGGTGGACGGGGAGTACTCGTGGATCACCGGTGTGACGGCGGCGGCGACCTCCCAGAACGCGACGATGGCGAGATCGAACTCGTAGGACCGCAGCAACTTCGGAAGCCAGTCGAGCCCCGCGAAGGCGGCAACACCCATCTGGCGGAGACGGTTCGCGTGGCGATCCTCCGCCTCCGCCTCGGTCTCGCGGCACAGGAAGGTGACCTGCCAGCCCTGCTCGACGAGCCAACGGACGGTGTTGTCGATGTCCTGCGAACCGCTGTCGCGGTCGAACGCCGGCATGCGCGTGTGGACCACGAGGGCGTGACGCGTCTGCATCAGCCGGCCGTCCCGTCGGTGGCCGCAGCGAGCCGCTCGTTGGCGACCAGGTAGCGCCACGCGCCGTCGCCGAGTGAGCCCGGGCGGGTCGGCCGCGTCGTCCGCCGGTCGAGCCAGTAGCCCGTCGCGTCGGCGATGTCGGCGTCGTCGTCCGCCACCACGGTGCTGTCGGGCTGGTAGGCGACCGGTGTCCCGGCCTCCCACAAGCGGCCGCAGTACGGCGGGATCGACCCGGCGGCGGACCACGCCGCGGCATCGAAGCGGTCGGCGGCGACGGCGAGCATGCCGGCGCCCCAACACACGGGCCGGACGAACTCGTGCCAGGGGGCGCGAACGTCGAGCGAACCGGCCGCGATCCCGGCCGCGGAGCCATCGGCGAACACGAATCCACCGGCCGCGACGACACGTCCGTCCGAACCGAGCACCTTCGGGACCGCGGCCTGGGCCGGGTTGGTGGTCACGGCGGAGACCAGCGCGTCGAGGGCCCCCGGCATGACGATCACCCCGGGGTCGACCAACACCACCACATCGGCGGCACCGACGGACGCCGCGTCGGCGACCACGCGATAGCCCGCGTCCGTCGCTCGGGCGGTCGTGGTGGGACGGCCACCGGCGTCGATCACGGCGACGTCGACCGATTGTGTCGCGGTCGTCGCGGTGGGGCGGACCTCGATGACGGTGTTGTCATCACCGACGACCACCACGCCGATCGAGGCGACCCGGTCGGCTGCGTCGAGATCGCGATCCGGTGTGGCGACGACGACGTCCACGCTGCGATCGAAGTAGGGAAGCCGGTCGGGATCGGGCGGCGAGAACGTCGTGAAACCGGGCAGCTCGGCCGACACGTCGTCGGCGGTCCAGTCCAGCACCGCCGGCCGGGTGTCGAGGCCCGTCGCCAGTCCGTTGATCTCGGCGAGCAACCCGCCGGGCGATCCCGCCGGAGGGGTCGTGAGGTCGAAGACGATGCCGGCGCCGGCGCGGTCCTCGACCACCGATGCCTGGGTGGCGAGATGGTCGCGGAGCTCGGGGTGCGAGTCGATCCAGGCCCGGGCTCCTTCCGGAACGACGAGCCGCTCGATCCCGCCGACCCGCATGGCCTCGACGACGGCGATCAGGGCCACCGCGTCGCTCGGTGGGGTCTCCCCGCCACCGGGGAACGGCACGGCATCACGGCCACCGGCCCGCTCGACGCCGGCCTTGCAGCCAGGCGTCGCAACCGCGACCGCGGCACCGGTCGGCACGACCTCGGACACCATGCGCTCGTAGCTCTTCTGCCACTTGAACGCGGCGGGCCCCTTGGGCACCGCGGCGGCGCGGCCACGGGGGTTCGCCGTCGGTCGAGGCGCCGGTGCGGCCTTCTTGGTCGGGCGGGCGGCGCGACCGGCGGGCGCGGTCGACGACGCGCCACTCCTCTGGAGCGCAGTGCGAGCCCGACTCGGCAGGCGGCGTACCACCGCCCGGGCGACACGCCGCGCCTTCGGCACGACCCCCGCGCGGTTCGCCGCCGCAACCCCCGACCGGGCCGCCCGCTGGGCCGGGGTCGGCAGCTTGTCCACGGCGCGGACGCCGCGTTCGCGCAGACGGTTGCCGGCCTGCCCGTCGGCCACGGCGCGGCGCACCCGGTGCACGTTGTGCTTCACCGGGGTCGGGAGGCGGCGGGCGGAAGCGCGCACGACCTTCTTCGCGGCCGGCACCCCCTTCCCCGCGGAGGTCCCTGCGAGACGGCGGCCGGGACGCACGATTCGACCGGCCAACCCACGCAGGCGACGGGTGAGGGAACGTCGGGCGCGCACCTCGTCCTCGACGCTGCGGAGCTTCACGTGGACGGCCGCGAGGATGTCGTCCATGTGGGCGATGCGCTCGGTCGCGGCCTTGGTCCGGTCGTCGATCCGCTCGGTCGTGTCGACGTTCCGTTGGGCGAGCTCGGTGACGGTCTCGGTCAGATCGTGGAGCCGGCGGTTCTGCTCGGCCAGTTCCGCCTGGCCCGTGACGAGGGTGTCGAGGCGGTTCGCCACGGTGTTGCGCAGGTTCGCCAGCTCGTCGCGGAGCAGGACGATCTCGCGATCGCGCTTGTCAACGTCCCGCGTGCGGTTCGCGAGGTCGCGGCGGCGGCTCTCGGATTCCTGGCGGACCTCGGCCAGCTCGCCTCGGAGCTCGGCGAGCTTTGCGGTCGACTCCGCGAGTCGCTCCTCGAGCCGCGTGATGGCGACCTGACGCTGCTCGGCATGGCGGGCGGACACGGTGCCGTCGAGCACCAGCCGCCGCACCCGACCCTCGTCCGTCGCGATCGGACGCGGCGCGGCGACACCGGCCTCGTCGCACAGCTCCGCGTAGAGCTCGCGCAGCGCGGTCGACGCGCCCGCCTCGTCGAGGCTGACCCCGACGTCGTGGTGGCGGAGATCGGACCGCACATCGAGCGCCGCCGGCTCGAGACCGACGAAGTCACACACCCGGGCGAGCTCGCCGACAGGGTCGAGGAAGTAGGCGTCGTAGTGGGTGACGATGCGCCGCTCCGCCGGAACGAGCTCGAGGACCGACGCGTAGTACCGCTCCCAGAGCGACAGCCCGAGCGAGTAGGAGTTCTGGTTCCGGCGCTTCAGGGACAGGGCAACCTCGAGGGGATTGCGAACGCAGATGACGAAGCGGAGGTCGGGCTGGAGGTCGAGCCAGAACGCTGCCGTGAGGCACAGCCGAGGATCCTTGAACCCCCACCGGTCGTTCTCGGCGAGTCCGGCGAGCGCCGCGGTCGCCGGCTCGACGACCTCGCCGACCCGAGGATCGTCGACTGCACGAGGCAGCAGCGCCGGCGGGTTGTCCCACGCGCCGCCGGTTGCCTCCAGCAGATCGTCGTTGCACGCAACGATCGCCTTGTTCTCCCAGAACCCCTCCGGATTGTCGTCGGCGGCCTCGAGAAGCGCGTCGGCCGCGCCGCCGATCAGGTGCAGACCCGACTCATGGAGTCCGCGGGTGATCATCGACGTGCCCGAGCGGTGCATGCCGGTGATCGCCACCGGGGAGAAAGCGTGTCGCATCGGTCCACCAGTGTGGCGCGGTTTGTCCGGCGTCGAAAGAGGAGAACACCACATTGGGTCACATGACCCCCACCCAGCGCGGCAGGGGTCGGAGGACGACCGTCAGCCGTCGGCCGGCGCGAAGCAGTCGGGGTTCCGTTCCCGCCAGGCCCGTGACGCCTCCAAATGGTGGCGAGCCACCTCGGGGACCTCGCCGACGTAGCGCGGTTCGCGTCGCGGCGGCTCGTACGTGCGACCGCGAATGGACGCGTACTCCTCCCAGAGCTCGTCGCGCACCGCGGTGCCGCCCGTGGCCGCGCCACCGTGGAACTGATGGAACGACGCCTCCCCGAGCAGCATCGCGAGATCCGTGTCGGGTGCCTCGAGGGCTCGCCGGTACAGGTCGTGGTTGACGAGCCCCCCGCCCGGCCGATCGAAGACCTCGCCGAACCCGCCGAGCTCGTCCCACAGCTCGCGGTGCATGAAGAGCGCGTTGCTCTCCCCCATGGGCCCGAACCAGCCCCGCGCCGACGACCCGGCGAAGGTGCTGATCCGGAAGAGCTCGTAGCCGTCCGAGCGCCAGTCCACCGACGCCAAGAGTCGGTCCTCGACCTGCTGGTCGTACCCCCGCGTGGCCGCCGCCATCTGTGGCTCGTCACCGAGATGGAACGCGAGCGTCACCGCGATGACGCGGTCGTGCTCGTCGACCGCGGCCGCCGCGGCCTCGACGAGACCGGGGGTGACCATCCGGGCGCCGTCGATCAACACACCGACGATCCCACCCCGGGCGGCCGCGATGCCGGCGTTCGCGGCCCGTGCCGGCGACGGTGGGGCCGGATCCAGCCGCAGCAGGCGACCGTTCGGCACGGCGTCGAGCAGCTGCGGGTCCACCGGTTCCGGCGATCCGTTGTCGACCACGATCACCTCGTAGTCGCGCCCGGTCGTCTGGTACTCGGCCGACAGTGTCGCCAGGGTGCGGGGCAGCTCGCGGGCCATGTCGTAGACGACGACCACGATGCTCACCGACACGGAGGAGGCGACCGATACCACGCCGGAACGCTAGCCCGACCCTTCCCACCCCCGGTTGCCGGTGGTACCAATGGTCAGATGTCCGAACGCATCGAGGCCCTCCCCTGGGACAGCGAGTTCTTCGAGGTGAGCATCGGTGCCGTCGATCTCACGGGCGCCACGAAGGCCGACCTCGAGGAGATCGTCGCCGAGGCACAGGATCGTCGGTTCGACTGTGTGTACGGCACCCACACCCCCGAGGGAAGTCACACGTCGATCGCCGCGCAGGACGCGGGGTTCCGGCTCGTCGAGGTCAACCAGCTGATGCATCGCCGCGCCGGACCGCTCGAACACCGTCCCACCCCCTCGGTCGGTCGGATCGCGACCGCCGAGGATCTGGAGGCGGTCGACGAGTACCTCGACCTCCTCGCGCCCTGGAGTCGCTTCGGATCCGACCCCCGCTTCGGGCGGCCGGCCGCGACCCGCATGCTTCGGGCCTGGATCCACCGGGCGGCCGAGGAGGACCACCGGCTCGTCACCATCTCGGCCGACGAGGACGGGATCACCGGCATCGGCACCCATGTGTTCGAGGACCTCCACCGCATCGACCTCCTGGCCCTGACCAAGCCGGGAACCGATGCGTCCTACCTCCATCTCGAGGAACTCGTCCGTTGGGCCGATGACGGACCGACGCTCGGCGGCCCGTGCGCGGCCCGGAACCTCGCTCCCCTGCGCTTTCTCGAGAAGGCCGGCTACATGCTGCACAGCGTCACCTACACCCATCACTGGTGGGCCGAGGGGCGGATGGTGCATGGCTGAGAACGAGATCCCCGACAACTTCATCCCGTTCAACCGGCCGAGCATCGAGGGCCGCGAGATCGAGTACATCCAGACGGCGGTCGAGCACGGCCACACGTCGGCCTCGGGCCCGTTCAGCCAGCTCGCGGTCGACGAGTTGAAGGAGGCGACCGGCGCGGCGGACGTGCTGCTCACCACATCGTGCACCGCCGCGCTCGAGATGGCCGCGATCCTGCTCGACCTCGAGCCCGGCGACACGATCGTCGTGCCCTCGTTCGGGTTCGTCACCACCGCCCTCTCCTTCGTCCGCCAGGGGGCCCGTGTCCTGTTCTGCGACATCGAGTCCGACACGCTGGGCATCGACGCCGGCCGGCTCGCCGAGATCATGGACGACACGGTGCGGGCCGTGATCCCGATCCACTACGCCGGCATCGGCGGCCAGATCGACGAGATCCGGGCCGTGCTCGACGAGTGGCCGAGGGCCGAACTCGTCGAGGACAACGCCCAGGGCCTCTTCGCGTCCTACAAGGGGGCGCCGCTCGGTTCCTTCGGTCGCTTCTCGGCGATCAGCTTCCACGAGACCAAGAACTTCATCTGCGGCGAGGGTGGTGCCTTCGTCGTCAACGACCGGGCCGATGCCGACCGCGCCCACGTGATCTACGACAAGGGCACGAACCGGCGGGCGTTCCTGCACGGCCAGGTCGACAAGTACTCCTGGCAGGACCTCGGCTCCTCATTCGGTCTGGCGGACGTCCTCGCCGCCTACCTCTACGGGCAGCTGAAGGAGAAGGAATCGATCCTGGCCAAACGCCGCCACGTGTTCGAGCACTATCGCGACGCGCTCGGCCCGCTGGTGGACAGCCACGGCATCCGCCTGCCGGTCATCCCCGACCACTGCGAGCAGTCGTACCACATGTTCTACGTGCTGCTTCCCGACGGCGAGGCCCGTAACCAGGTGCTGAAGTCGATGAACGACGACGGCATCTACGCCACGTTCCACTATGTGCCGCTGCACAGCGCGCCCGGGGGCGTGGCCGTGGCCGCCCGTGAGCTGGCCTGCCCGGTGACCGACGACGTGAGCCGACGGTTGCTGCGGCTCCCGTTCTACACGAGCCTCGCCCAGGCCGACCTCGACCGGGTGACCGAGTCGTTCACCCGCGCCGTCGACCGCCTCTAGCCCGCCCGGGCCGGGGGTCGGCGGGCCCGACTGCGATACGCATGACGCGACCGCAGCGCCGCGGGATAACCTCACGCGCTGTCAGGAGACGTGGCCGAGCCAGGTTGAAGGCGCTTCCCTGCTAAGGAAGTAACGTCGCAAGGCGTTCGTGGGTTCAAATCCCACCGTCTCCGCTGAGGGGTAACCGGTGGCGCCTGCGCACAGCAGGCGTACACTGGCTCCCCGTTGCGCCCGTAGCTCAGCTGGATAGAGCATCTGACTACGGATCAGAAGGTCGGGAGTTCGAATCTCTCCGGGCGCGCTGCGTACGGCCCCTGCTCCGCAGGGGTCGTTTCGCGTATTCGATGGAACATCGGCGCCGGACGCTGCATCCCACCAGGTGAACCAAGCACCTGAAAGGGAACCACCATGTCTCTCCGTCCGCTTCGCATCGCGCTGGTACTGGCGCTCCTCGGGACGCTCGTCGCGATCGCGCCGATCAGCACCCGACCGGCGGCCGCCATCGTGGGGCCGACGACCGTCCGGGTCAGCGTCAGCTCGTCCGGCGCCCAGGGGAACGGCGCGAGTACCGATCCCGCCATCGACGGCGACGGGTCGGCGATCGTCTTCACGTCCGCCGCCTCGAACCTCGCCGCGGATCCCAACAGTGTGCTGGACGTGTTCGTCCACGACCTGTCGACGGGCGTCACCGAGCGGGTGAGCCGGGCCCCGGGGGCGTGCCAGGCCGGCTGCACCCACGGCTCCATCGAGGACAGTGGCAATCGCATCGCGTACCTCGACGGGATCTGGCAGACCGGGGTCGGCCGGGTGCGCTTCATGTACCGCAGCAACGGTCGCCAGATCCTGATCGAGGATCGCCGAACGCTCTGCGGGACCTACTGCGAGGCGGGCGGCAACGACGGCTCGTTGAACTTCACCAACTCCATGCGGGCGCCGGAGATCTCCGGCGACGGGTCTCGGATCGTCTACGCGGTCGGCGCCTACGGGAACTACAACACGGCCTTCTGCGTCGTCGGCGGAGGCAACGCCATCCAGCGCGCCGTCGCCAGCTACGACGGCAACGTCGACCAGACGCTGATGCGTAGCTGCGGCACCCCGACGCAGATCCACGGCATGATGACGCCTTCGCCGTCCGACAACGCCGGGCGCGTCGCCTACGAGGCGCAGACCTATCAGACCACGAACAGCGGGACCTGCATCGGCCGGTCCGAGATCATGGTGGCGAACGGCCCCACGACGACCTGGGGCGGCACGTCGAGCCCCGGCACCTGCATCAGCGACTGGGGTGCCGTCGACGACCCGATGATCTCGGGCAACGGCTCGTGGGTGGTGTTCACCAGCAATCGAGCGTCCTTCGTGTCCGACACCAACAATGTCGACGACGTGTTCCGGATGCGCTACGACGGTGCCGCGATCAGCCGCATGTCGGTCAGCTCCGGCGGCTCCCAGGGCAACGGAGCGAGCTTCGATCCCGCGATCTCCGACGACGGCCGCATGGTCGCCTTCGCCTCCGACGCCAGCAATCTCGTGAGCGGTGACGACAACGGGGCGACGGACGTCTTCCTCAAGGACTGGACGACCGGCGCGATCGAGCGGATCTCGACGGCGGTCGGTGGCGGCGACGCCAACGGTGCGTCGACCGAGCCCGCGTTGAGCGACGACGGCTGCACGGTGACCTTCACGTCCGCGGCGAGCAACCTGGTCAACGGCGACTCCAACGGCGTGACGGACATCTTCGTTCGTCGGTCGAGCCTCCCGGTCTGCAGCGCGGCGCCGACGGCCGGGGACGACGCGGCGGCGACGGTCGCCGACCAGCCGGTCACGATCCCCGTGGCCGCCAACGACACCGATCCGTACGGACCGGCGGCATCCGCCGACATCCACCTGGTGACCGGGCCGGCCGACGGTGTCGTGACCGACGGCCCCGGCGACGGCGAGATGACGTTCACACCGGATCCCGGGTTCGTCGGGGCCACCAGCTTCACGTACGAGATCTGCAACCTGACCCTGCAGTGCGACCTCGCGACCGTCGCGGTGACCGTGCACGCCGTTCCGGTCGTCACCGGTGGCACCGCGACGATCCTCGAGGGGGACAGCGGCACCCGAACGGTGTCCGTCGACATCACACTCGACGTCGCACCTCTCCTCCCCGTCACCGTCGACTGGAGCGTCGGTGGTGGCCCGGGCGACGCCGTCGCCGGAGTCGACTACACCGCGGCCTCCGGCACCGTCACGTTCGCCCCGAGCGTCACGACCGCCTCGGTGGACGTCGAAATTCACGGTGATCTCCTCGACGAGGGCGATCCCGACCGCGAGTACGGGACGGTCGTCCTCTCCGACCCGACCAACGCCGTGCTCGCTTCAGGCGCCGACGGGACGTTCTGGATCGATGACGACGACGCGGCGCCGGTGATGACGCCCGGCATCGTGCTCGTCACCGAAGGCGACAGCGGTCCGACCGTCGTGAGCGTGCCGGTCACGCTGTCGGCGCCGAGCGGGAAGACCATCGAGGCCAGCTGGGAGACGGTGGACACGCTGACCTACCTCGTCCCCGGCGTCGACTATGTGGCCGACTCCGGCTCGGTCACCTTCCTCCCGGGCGAGACCAGCACCACGATCGAATTCACGGTCCTCGGCGACACCGTCGACGAACCGGGGATCTTGTTCGGAACCGAGTGGGCACTGGTCCGCTTCTTCGACGAGAGCAGCGTCGACTTCGCGCCCGGCCTCTTCGGCCGGTATGCGTCGATCTTCATTGCCGATGACGACTGACGATCACCTGACCAGGTGTTCAGCCGACCGCGTCGAGGATGGTCGTGCGCACGAGCGTCAGCTTCGCCGTCGTGTCGGGGTCGAGCCCGGCCGGCACCTCGGGGACCGGCTCGTGGTGCACGGCCGCCTTCAGCACGGCGGCGCTGAACTCGGCCACCTCGAGGCGGGCGGGGTTCCAGTTCTCCCGATCGACAGTACCGAGGTCCATGAGTCCGCCCTGACCGACGGTCTCCGGCGGCGAGAGATAGTGCGACATCCCGCCGATGTGCAGGAGGCTCGCGTGCTCCCGATGCTCGAGACGGTGACCCGACTCCTGCAGGAACACGTTCAGGAGCTTGCCGGTGTCGTAGAGCCAGTAGTTCTGCCCTGCGGCGGCCAGCACGGCGAGCGCCTCGTCGGAGAGACCGGCGCCGGACCCGAATCCGATGTCCCACCGTTCGCGCACCTCGAGGAGCGCGTCACGGCGATACATCGCGAAGTGGGGGCTGCCGAACAGGTAGCCGTCGGGGCCGTAGAAGTACTCGCCGTTGACGCCCGCGTGTCCCTCCGGGATCACGTCGGACTCGGACCAGATGCCCCGACCGGAGGTGATGCCGGCTGCCCCCGCGGCCAGGCGGTCGGCGAAGTCAGCGACGTAGGGGCCGGACGCGGCGATGTCGCTGTCCACGAGACAGAAGAACTCGCCGTCGTCGCGGGTGGTGAGGATCCGGTCGAGCGCCGCGCCGTGCGTGATCATCGCGTCGTCGGACACGACGATCATCTCCACGACACGACCGGGGTGGGCCTCGGCGAACGCCTCCATGAGACCGATCTGGTCCGGAGCACAGGCGTTGAGGACGAAGCGGAACCGCGCGTCGCTCTGCGCGAGCTGGGTGGCGACGAGATGCGACAGGTACGGGAAGACGATGCCCGTCCACACGATGTTGAAGACGAAGTCGCGATCGGGCGCTCGGTCGGTCATCGGACCTGCACCGCCGGGAAGTCGGCGATCTCCCGCGCCAGTTCGCCGTACATGGCATCGAGCGGCTCTCGGACCTCGGCAGGGGTGCGACTCCAGTCACTGTGCCGGTCCTCGTAGCGCAGCGGCTCGAACCCGGCGGGGAGCCCGACGAAATCGGCCAGTTCGTCCCAGGCGTCCTCGATCAGGTCGAAACGCAGGAACATCACGGGATAGTCGCCCGGATGATCGAGCCAGCCCCTGAGGTGATCCGCCATGGCGAACTCGTCCACACCGGCCTCGAGGAAATCCGGCAGTGAACCGAGCGTCGGCGGCGGCTCGCCGAGACCCGTGGGCGTGACGTGCATCGCCTTCCAGTGGCCCACCTGATACGAGCGGCGGAACAACGACAGGACGGCATCGCGGGGGTCGCCGACCGGATACACGACCCGAAAGCCCTCCGGCACCACGTCCGCGGCCGGTGGCCGGCGCAGGTGCTTGTGAGGCCACTGA is a genomic window containing:
- a CDS encoding Calx-beta domain-containing protein, encoding MSLRPLRIALVLALLGTLVAIAPISTRPAAAIVGPTTVRVSVSSSGAQGNGASTDPAIDGDGSAIVFTSAASNLAADPNSVLDVFVHDLSTGVTERVSRAPGACQAGCTHGSIEDSGNRIAYLDGIWQTGVGRVRFMYRSNGRQILIEDRRTLCGTYCEAGGNDGSLNFTNSMRAPEISGDGSRIVYAVGAYGNYNTAFCVVGGGNAIQRAVASYDGNVDQTLMRSCGTPTQIHGMMTPSPSDNAGRVAYEAQTYQTTNSGTCIGRSEIMVANGPTTTWGGTSSPGTCISDWGAVDDPMISGNGSWVVFTSNRASFVSDTNNVDDVFRMRYDGAAISRMSVSSGGSQGNGASFDPAISDDGRMVAFASDASNLVSGDDNGATDVFLKDWTTGAIERISTAVGGGDANGASTEPALSDDGCTVTFTSAASNLVNGDSNGVTDIFVRRSSLPVCSAAPTAGDDAAATVADQPVTIPVAANDTDPYGPAASADIHLVTGPADGVVTDGPGDGEMTFTPDPGFVGATSFTYEICNLTLQCDLATVAVTVHAVPVVTGGTATILEGDSGTRTVSVDITLDVAPLLPVTVDWSVGGGPGDAVAGVDYTAASGTVTFAPSVTTASVDVEIHGDLLDEGDPDREYGTVVLSDPTNAVLASGADGTFWIDDDDAAPVMTPGIVLVTEGDSGPTVVSVPVTLSAPSGKTIEASWETVDTLTYLVPGVDYVADSGSVTFLPGETSTTIEFTVLGDTVDEPGILFGTEWALVRFFDESSVDFAPGLFGRYASIFIADDD